The following nucleotide sequence is from Candidatus Poribacteria bacterium.
GAGGTGTGCATCCAGCGAGAAAAAAACAGCTGATGAGAATGCCAATGAGCAGAATAATAACAATACCGATCCTATTTTTCATTATGTTCCCTCCGGTGGTATCCACCTTTTCACTTCAGCCGATTTTACTAAATCCCGCAAGTAAAGCGGTGTGCAACAATCAGCCTCTCTTAGCTTTTCTCTGTGAAATAATAAGTAATAGAGATCCACATACCCTTGAAACAGATTGCACCCCTCTCCACCGAAATATTCATAGGGATTAATCTCACACGTATTTTGGATATCGAATTCTTCACAAAACGTCTCAAGCAGTTCATAACCATCGTCACCAGCTATCCCTAAGTCGATTAATAACGTGTCTGGATTGAGTTTTTCCTCTGATATCGCGTAAAGTTCGGGATCCATTTCTTTTTGCGGTTTCTCCTCCGTCAAGGAACTCTCACAGTGCGGACACCTAATAGCCTTTTTTTCTATCGCTTTTGCACAGTTGGGACATTTCGGTGCCGAGAAAAGTTTCAAGAAAAGTTCGTAGATAGATATAATTATCGCTGAAAAAACAGTGACAATCAGAGAAATGAAGAGAAACAGAACCATCGCACCACAAACAAGGACAAAAACAGATCTTGAGATCCAGTATAAGAGGATCGTTGTGCATAATAGCACACCACAAACAAGGACCCAAAAAGACCTAACAGATTTCATCTATATCCCCACTCCTGCGATACAATTAAGGAACCCCCCCTCGTATATTCTCAGAAAATATACAGCCAACCCACCATGAGACCGCACCCCGCAGCAGCCCCAGCAGAGGCTGCTATCAGCTGTCTGGATCGCATTTTTTTGCTGTATGTATTGAGGTAAGCCTTGACATATTCAGGGTGCTTCCCGATCAATCTTTCAATCGGTGGGTGTGGCGGGGTGTTGTAGTGCTTAAGAAGCGCGAGAAAAAAAGGGGAGGCCCCCACAGCAATAAGCGTGCACCCCACCGCTTCTGGCATGTTAGAGTAGAAATCATCAGTGATGCACCCCGTC
It contains:
- a CDS encoding DUF1493 family protein; protein product: MDPELYAISEEKLNPDTLLIDLGIAGDDGYELLETFCEEFDIQNTCEINPYEYFGGEGCNLFQGYVDLYYLLFHREKLREADCCTPLYLRDLVKSAEVKRWIPPEGT